The following coding sequences are from one Pelmatolapia mariae isolate MD_Pm_ZW linkage group LG4, Pm_UMD_F_2, whole genome shotgun sequence window:
- the natd1 gene encoding protein NATD1 produces MAQAAQTNAFDANNSPIRVEHDKKRRQFVIRLNGSHDRAVLLYEYVGKKTVDLQHTEVPDAYRGRGIAKHLAKAAMDFVVEEDLKAHLTCWYIQKYVKENPQPQYFEHIYQ; encoded by the exons ATGGCACAGGCGGCACAGACTAATGCCTTTGATGCAAACAACTCTCCAATCCGAGTGGAACACGATAAGAAGCGTCGGCAGTTTGTCATAAGGCTGAATG gATCCCATGATCGTGCGGTTCTTCTGTATGAGTATGTTGGGAAAAAGACGGTGGACCTGCAGCACACCGAAGTTCCAGATGCTTACAGAGGGAGAGGAATCGCCAAACACCTTGCCAAA GCAGCCATGGATTTTGTGGTGGAAGAGGACCTGAAAGCTCACCTGACCTGCTGGTACATTCAGAAATATGTGAAAGAGAATCCTCAGCCTCAATACTTTGAACATATTTACCAATGA
- the dhrs7b gene encoding dehydrogenase/reductase SDR family member 7B yields the protein MERVMGGGMLPVVLTGLGVVLLYRILVRLRKGASVQGAVVVITGASSGLGKECARVFHAAGARLVLCGRDAARLQQVVQELTASSANTQKPTHTPCTVVFDLAKTDTVERAAEEILKCYGQVDILINNAGISYRGNILETHISVQRDVMETNYFGPVALTQALLPSMVRRRSGHIVVISSVQGKIAIPYRSAYAASKHATQAYFDCLRAEIERYGIPVTVISPGYIRTNLSVNAVTGDGSKYGVLDRTTATGWDPRDVAWEVLKAVRQQTKDVVLAGPLPTAAVYLRTLWPALFFKLMSSRARKEQKLKDE from the exons ATGGAGCGTGTGATGGGAGGAGGAATGCTACCGGTGGTTTTAACCGGTTTGGGAGTCGTATTGCTGTACCGGATACTTGTACGTCTCAGAAAAGGGGCTTCAGTCCAAGGTGCTGTAGTGGTCATAACTGGGGCCAGCTCTGGACTCGGGAAAG AGTGTGCGCGGGTCTTCCATGCTGCAGGTGCACGGCTTGTGCTGTGTGGACGTGACGCAGCTCGCCTGCAGCAGGTGGTCCAAGAACTAACAGCGAGttcagcaaacacacagaaaccg ACTCACACTCCCTGTACTGTTGTCTTCGACCTGGCTAAAACGGACACGGTGGAGAGAGCTGCAGAAGAGATCCTGAAATGTTACGGACAAGTGGACATCCTCATTAATAATGCTGGAATCAGTTACCGTGGCAATATACTAGAGACTCACATTTCAGTTCAGCGGGATGTTATGGAGACAAATTACTTTGGGCCCGTTGCTCTTACACAAG CTCTCCTGCCTTCCATGGTTCGCCGGCGCAGCGGCCATATTGTAGTGATTAGCAGCGTCCAGGGGAAGATAGCCATTCCTTACCGATCAGCCT ATGCTGCCTCCAAGCACGCCACCCAGGCCTACTTCGACTGCTTGCGGGCAGAGATCGAGCGCTACGGGATCCCAGTGACTGTGATCAGCCCCGGGTACATCCGAACCAACCTGTCGGTCAACGCCGTCACAGGAGATGGATCCAAGTATGGAG TATTGGACAGAACTACAGCTACGGGCTGGGACCCCAGGGACGTAGCGTGGGAAGTCCTAAAGGCTGTTCGTCAGCAAACTAAAGACGTGGTTTTGGCCGGCCCTCTGCCCACCGCTGCAGTCTACCTCCGCACACTCTGGCCTGCACTTTTCTTCAAGCTCATGTCCTCGCGCGCTCGCAAGGAGCAAAAACTTAAGGACGAGTGA
- the tmem11 gene encoding transmembrane protein 11, mitochondrial produces the protein MASLGRRRGVPVSRERGVMAASDCYIVHEIYNGENAQDQFEYELEQALEAQYKYIVIEPTRIGDETARWITVGNCLHKTAVLSGAACLLTPLSLPVEYSRYVALPAGALSVACAALYGISWQFDPCCKYQVEYDSQKLSRLPLHTLTSSTPVVLVRRDDIHRKRLHNTIALAALAYCAKKIYELYVV, from the exons ATGGCGTCGCTGGGAAGGAGGCGCGGTGTCCCAGTAAGCAGGGAGAG GGGTGTGATGGCGGCGTCAGACTGCTACATCGTGCACGAGATCTACAATGGGGAGAATGCACAGGACCAGTTTGAGTATGAGCTGGAGCAGGCGCTGGAGGCCCAGTATAAATACATTGTTATCGAGCCCACGCGGATCGGAGACGAGACGGCCCGTTGGATTACTGTTGGCAACTGCCTGCACAAGACAGCCGTGTTGTCGGGTGCTGCTTGCCTCCTGACGCCACTTTCGCTGCCTGTCGAGTACTCGCGCTATGTGGCGTTGCCCGCTGGCGCCCTCAGCGTGGCCTGTGCCGCCCTCTATGGGATTTCGTGGCAGTTTGACCCCTGCTGCAAGTACCAGGTGGAATACGACAGCCAAAAACTCTCGCGGCTGCCCCTGCATACACTGACCTCCTCAACGCCCGTGGTATTGGTACGCAGGGATGACATCCACAGAAAGAGACTCCATAATACGATAGCACTGGCTGCCCTGGCGTATTGCGCCAAGAAGATCTACGAACTCTATGTGGTATGA